Sequence from the Ziziphus jujuba cultivar Dongzao chromosome 9, ASM3175591v1 genome:
TTTTGTGTGGGGTACTTGATCTATTTtcgattattataaaattaacccTGCATCTATGAGAAGTTTGACACCGATCTGTTGATGGGGAAAGAATTTACTTTCTTCTTGGTTTGTATTGGAAAATTTACTAAGAAGTCAATATTGATTCAAACCAGCTTGTTTTTGGTTCAATAATGTTTGAACCGACCTTTATACTTTTCTTGTCATAGTTCTTGTGTGACAATTGAATGTTTATTTTGACGATTAGATGCACTTATTGATGTGGAAACTTTTTGATCTCTGATTAGAACACTTGATAACCTtcatattgtttgatattgacCGGATTTCTGTGCTGGTGTTTTTATGTGTTTACAGGTGAAAACCCCTGCAAATTAAGTTGTTCTTATTCGTATCTGTATATAGTGCTTTGACATAGTCAAAGCATAGTGTAATCTGAGATTGAAGGTTTATAGTTCCATCCTTTTCAAcatttgtttgaattttgaatttattaggTGATTTCTTTTGggaaatgatgatgatgttcgATGAGATGGGATTCTGTGGTGATATGGATTTCTTATGCCCTCCTCAAGGGGGAGAAATAGCTATCCAGCAGGCTGAACCAGAAGCCACCGTAGAGGATGATTATACAGATGAGGAGATAGATGTTGACGAGCTTGAGAGAAGGGTGTGGAGGTACAAAATGCGTATAAAACGTTTCAAAGAACAGAACAAGGGTAAGGATGGAATTGATATTGCAAAGCAGCGACAGTCCCAGGAACAGGCCAGGAGGAAGAAGATGTCAAGGGCTCAAGATGGGATCTTGAAATACATGTTGAAGATGATGGAAGTTTGCAAAGCCCAAGGCTTTGTCTATGGTATTATTCCTGAGAAGGGAAAACCAGTGACTGGGGCATCTGATAATCTTCGTGAATGGTGGAAAGATAAAGTGAGGTTTGATCGTAATGGCCCGGCTGCCATAGCCAAATACCAAGCTGATAATTCAATTCCTGGCCGGAATGATGGCTGCAACTCAATTGGTCCTACTCCTCACACCTTGCAAGAGCTGCAAGACACCACCCTTGGGTCTCTCCTATCAGCCCTCATGCAACATTGTGACCCACCTCAGAGGAGGTTTCCACTTGAGAAAGGTGTCCCTCCACCATGGTGGCCAGCTGGAACAGAGGAGTGGTGGCCTCAGCTGGGTTTGCCAAAGGATCAAGGGCCTCCACCTTATAAGAAACCTCATGACTTGAAGAAAGCATGGAAGGTGGGTGTTCTTACAGCTGTGATTAAGCATATGTCCCCTGATATTGCCAAGATTCGAAAGCTTGTCAGGCAATCAAAGTGTTTGCAAGACAAGATGACAGCTAAGGAGAGTGCTACCTGGCTTGCCATAATCAACCAGGAGGAGGCCTTGGCTCGTGAGCTTTATCCTGATTCTTGCCCTCCTCTTTCCTCTGCTGGAGGAGGTGGGTCTTTGGTTATCAATGATTGCAGCGAATATGATGTTGAAGGggctgaagatgaaccaaacaTTGATGTGCATGAGCTTAATCCTGAAAATCTTGGTTCCAATTTTGGGATGGATAGAATGAGGGAAGGGTTATCTGTTCATCAATCACCTTATCTGGTCAAGGGTGAAGTTATCAGCAACATAGATTTCATTAGAAAGCGGAAGCCTAATGGTGATCTAAACATGATGATGGATCAAAAGATTTACACATGTGAGCATCTTCAGTGTCCTTACAGTGAGCTGCGTCTTGGTTTTCATGATAGGATTTCCAGGGACAATCATCAATTGACTTGCCCTTACAGAAGCAACTCTTCAGATTTTGGATCATCAAATTTCCATGTTCACGAGGTTAAACCAGTTATTTTCCCTCAATCCTTCAGTCAACCCAAACCGGTTACGCCACCAGTTAAATCCGTCTCGCCATCCTTCGATCTGTCACGACTTGGCGTTCCAGAAGATGGCCAGAAAATGATAAGCGAGCTAATGTCAATCTATGATAACAGTGTCCAAGGCGCTAAGATTGTTACTCCCAGCAATGCCATCAGCGAAAATCAGAATCACGCTCAGCCCAAATTTCATCATCAACAGGAAGAGTATTTCCACGGTCAAGGAGTTGGATTGGAAGGAAATTTTTTCGAAGAATCCAACATGCAAAGTAACCATCAAGTCTTTTCTCGAGAAGAAGGTCAATTTGACCGGTTTAAAGCTTTGAATTCCCCTTTTGAGGCCAACCACAACCACAACCTcagcaacagcaacaacaacaataacaacaacaacaacaacaactttcAGTTGATATTAGAATCTCCTTTCGATCTGTCATCTTTCGATTACAAAGAGGATCTACAAGGTATAGCAATGGAGAAACAGCAGGATGTTTCTATGTGGTACCATTGAAGTGGTTTAAATGAACACCCTCTTTGGTCCatgaagtctttttttttttttttttttttttttcctaagagTTAAAAGACACCGTGGTCCTTGTTCAAGTTAAACTTAGCTGGAAGTATCTTTTAGATCTGATATCTTCCTTTCACTTTGTATTCTTGTATGTGTAGAATTAAAAtgtcagaaaaaaagaaaaaaaaaagaaaaaaaaaagaaagggggtCCTTAGGTGATCAAAATGTATGTGGTAATGAGGGTCCCATAAAAACTACCCTGTTGTTTACTGATTATATGTAGCCGTGTCATATAAATAAGttaggatttttctttttttggctctaAAAGGATTGTCTTTTTTTGAATGAATCTTGCGTGCTCATCTTTTCTTCTATCTTGACCAAGTACAGATATTAGCTTGCCAAGTTGAACTACACttccattattatatttatggtGGGTCCATTCAAAGATGGCTtccctttatttctttatttttttgttggtagCTTGCGGTCAATGTTATGCAACCAGCTGGCCACATCTCTGGCTTCTTCTTAAAGTTCTTGAGAGACTAATCCTTTTATTGACCCACAAAGTTGAAAATTCTAGaacaacattttattttttcacaacGTGCATCCATTTTATTCACTGTAGAAAGTAAAAGAATCACTTTGACTGGGGAAAAAATTCGCATCTAATAGAACGACCATTGGCCGTGTGTTTCGTTTATGCATTATGATTCCAAAATGAATAAACTAGCTATGTCTATTGTTCGACATGTAAGTAAACAAGTTGATTGTTTTTCCGATGGAggacctaaaacaaaaaaaaatctaataataataataataataataatctgtgCCCGTTTTAAGTGAAAGCACCAAGATAaaacgaaaaaaacaaaaaaacaaaaaagtggggttttaaaatttcaactttaaaaaaataggcACATGTTTTGAAGAATACGGTTCTATCAAATAATTAAGAATTAGTTGACAAATGAGAATATAATATTGGTAGCTGTTGAGTGACAGTTAAGTGTTGCTAGAATGAAGTGTGAATGAATATTGTAGCCTCATTTCTTAGATGTTAATTAATATCCTCCCGATCAATTGGTTAAGATCAACTTcgaataatttaattacataacCGAGTTATTAGCATTAATTAAATTTACGTTTATGTTAATAGGATAATGTAATATGACAtgatcaattttaattaataatcaattgAGTAATTATCCCAAACTCTTGATCatgaaatgtatttatatacatatatcacaTGAAGTCTATATTTCAGTTTCATATAATTAACACATGTTCTCAAGAaaagttataattattttttattttgctgtctaacaaatttaaatataatttatgaaccAAACATGTTTTTCTATCAATTATTTCAAGATTTTATTAAACCACTTTCatgttgattaaataaattatttttaatttttattctcgTATGATATAGTAAACAAGTTCTCATTATTTTTAGGTTTTGCGCGCACAGTTTTAAAACTCTATGCCATACCCATTTTCATATTTTggtaaattatcaaaataccatattattttatgaattcaaTGAAAATTGTGAAATAGCTTTTATAGACACATTGCAGCTTAAAAGTTTCCATGAATAtatctctgtatatatatatatatatatattattttctccaTAATCCTTTTTTAATGGATCCGCTGAAAACTTTGATCAATGATTTCGATACTTGTGGTCGAATCTATGCCAGCATAAGATTCGGTAGTtccaatgataaaaaattaaaaaattgcaccaagttcaatttaatttattaatttttgaaaattacaattagtttttttttaaggggaataaattatattattttaaaagagttaataaaataatagaaaagataaataataactatttgaaacctaaaaaaaaaaaattaatgataattttgaaatagaaaacCCAATTGTatttaagttaaattttttaaaaaaagggatGAAAGTAATCCTAAATAATTTGGTTGTGAAGAGTTATTCTTTTAAACATAAGATTTCGATTCCAAGATTTAATCCCACCCTCGACTTATTTGGTCATGGTACACTACAGACTAATATTTTTGtgtttgcaattttatttttttttattttttattttttattttttttaaatgtggatACAGCCAAGTTTGCAACATTCAGAAAGGAAAAGTAGGTGTTAAGATGCTAATTTCATGAGTACAATGATTATGCTGTGGTTTTTGAGCAAGTTCTAGGAATATGAACTTGCTTAGGAAATTAGTATAGGTGAatgaatctaattttgattGGTTTTCCCACCATTTTGCCGCAATTGTCACAACCAATCTGCATCAGCGTCACCATATGTGTCTGGTTTTGTCCCAattttcatatatgtatttttattttttttaatcatcgaGAAAGTAAATAAGATGAAAAATTAAGTATTTACGGCTGCATATTCAGAGTTTGGACCGGACTCTATAAAGGGAATCAAAAATAGTTctcattgtttttgtttttaaaagaaataaaaaaaaaaaaaacaaaaaagttgaatataaaaatgagaataaagtcatgtaaatgttatatatatatatatatatataatatattcattgtatacaaatttatttttactctttCTTTTCCTGTTCTTTTCGGTGAATAGTAGATGCCATGAGTACATGTTTCAGTAAAAcctcaaatttatataaaattcagaTTTGTTACTCTTAAATTCttcttaattatataatttatctttttcttccaCCATTTTCTTATAAACCAAATCACGGAAATTTGTAAACCAAATTCTTCCACTTTTATTTCATAGGCTCCAAACATCAATATTCCTTGAGCTTTATGCATATTATCAAAAaagaatacatttttattttgtgttttgtttGGAATCTTGAAAATTATAcctaaaaaagtttaaaaagaaaGCGAGCACTAATTTCAGTAAGTGACATTCTCTTTCTCCTACAGTGCTAGCGACGTGATCGCCAACAAAATTTTGCCCACTCCCAACAAATCATTGCCTGCTTTCTATTTAGACCCAAAAAGGTCATCGTCCCTACTTCAACTTTCATTTGCTTTTGGCTTGAAAACCATGTATATATGTTTGCTTCTTCGGTATACAGACATGAGATTGGTAGGAGGACAACAAACGAAATCCTTTACCTAATTCCATTTTCTCTCCAATTTCAACTCACAAACTAGTGGGCTTTGTCATCTTCGTTTTCCTGTGGGTGGTCTATTCTCTAATGTTTTCTTGCTTCGTCAGTTGATAGAGGTTGCTTTCTTGTGAAATTTTTGATAGATCATAACTTtcttgaattaaaattaaacattatcCTTTCAAATATAATGAGTCCGTTGTGAATTTATCAGTTTGACAGTAAActgttaaaattatttgtaagaatAATTTTTACATTCTGGTATTTtactaatttgaaatttatgttaaattCGGAACTTTTCCATTAGATGcaaattaaatcattaattaagtcttaattgttcaaattttgataacaaatatattttccgGTTGAATAGGGTGACTTATTCATTTAATCGCAGcatcatatattaaaattttatactaaattaaattatcttttaagAATCGTTTTGAACTTTTCTAAGGCAAGGTTCGACTTGTGAGGAATAAAATATGTGCATATAAGCTTCACTATTAATTCACTTTGTTTATCTTTCGTTCTGAAATGTATTTTGAGAAATGggtcatatatattatatttgattagATTATCTTAATCCTAGTCTTGCTTTAAGCTGGTCAGTCAAagcattaaattaatataacataTGTATGATGTCTCAGATATACTAATGCATGCCGCATCATCATATTCAAATATAAGGCTATTGGCAAATAATTATACTCTCTCTTTTTTACACTTATTGTAATTAAAAAGCCTTTAAAAAGATTATTATGATTgtgtcaatattaattaaagaaCTTTTAAGAAGATTATAACAACGATGTCATTAgtattagaaaaatattatttatcattattagtgAATAACtatctatagaattcaaataacaatttaaatgattatgttaaaatattcttttttaagattttaaaataaaaaatataataaattacaatattAGCCCACAAGCTATGCCACCATCTTCTAGTCAGTtcttgaagaatttttttttgcattt
This genomic interval carries:
- the LOC107427658 gene encoding protein ETHYLENE INSENSITIVE 3, with the translated sequence MMMMFDEMGFCGDMDFLCPPQGGEIAIQQAEPEATVEDDYTDEEIDVDELERRVWRYKMRIKRFKEQNKGKDGIDIAKQRQSQEQARRKKMSRAQDGILKYMLKMMEVCKAQGFVYGIIPEKGKPVTGASDNLREWWKDKVRFDRNGPAAIAKYQADNSIPGRNDGCNSIGPTPHTLQELQDTTLGSLLSALMQHCDPPQRRFPLEKGVPPPWWPAGTEEWWPQLGLPKDQGPPPYKKPHDLKKAWKVGVLTAVIKHMSPDIAKIRKLVRQSKCLQDKMTAKESATWLAIINQEEALARELYPDSCPPLSSAGGGGSLVINDCSEYDVEGAEDEPNIDVHELNPENLGSNFGMDRMREGLSVHQSPYLVKGEVISNIDFIRKRKPNGDLNMMMDQKIYTCEHLQCPYSELRLGFHDRISRDNHQLTCPYRSNSSDFGSSNFHVHEVKPVIFPQSFSQPKPVTPPVKSVSPSFDLSRLGVPEDGQKMISELMSIYDNSVQGAKIVTPSNAISENQNHAQPKFHHQQEEYFHGQGVGLEGNFFEESNMQSNHQVFSREEGQFDRFKALNSPFEANHNHNLSNSNNNNNNNNNNNFQLILESPFDLSSFDYKEDLQGIAMEKQQDVSMWYH